From a single Fulvivirga ulvae genomic region:
- a CDS encoding DKNYY domain-containing protein — protein sequence MYYLTTYPYLSAIILALVVNLIFKKVFMLKNSPLSYLLIFIFSAIGQACSPFAGPVDKEKSDSYYYSKLKREIRYSPMGNWFALGNSKVDSADVSSFEVIDRDFGKDKDHIFYQDHIIDGEVDRETFKVKEFLCFDKNGVYLPVRYIADDLREKVPDGRYMFAIVEANPKTFVKLDQDWSKDDASYFYNYQKVDVDYQTFEVINGHFAKDKNKVYLLKSFSIRESAIDPATAQKVDERYIVDKDSIYDFQQYLNGVEVDSLVSFKCYDSNSINFLGENFLLFDDKVVYDGVELPGVDSRSFRVVKNYYSKDKNRVYCGNRVIDGADPESFEVFEHMFYSKDKYNVYGDGIVIKEADAETFEPVNTDKSVLYKDKNHTYQWGKITDEKI from the coding sequence ATGTATTATTTAACTACTTACCCATATCTGTCAGCCATTATATTGGCCCTGGTGGTTAATTTGATTTTTAAAAAAGTGTTTATGCTCAAAAACTCTCCACTTTCATATCTCCTGATTTTTATTTTTTCGGCCATCGGTCAGGCCTGTAGCCCATTTGCAGGGCCGGTTGATAAGGAAAAGTCTGATTCTTATTACTACTCAAAATTGAAAAGAGAGATTCGGTATAGTCCTATGGGGAATTGGTTTGCGCTAGGAAATTCCAAGGTTGATTCTGCCGATGTTTCTTCCTTTGAGGTAATTGACAGGGATTTTGGAAAGGACAAGGATCATATCTTTTATCAAGACCACATTATAGATGGTGAGGTGGACCGGGAAACTTTTAAGGTTAAGGAATTTTTGTGTTTTGATAAAAATGGCGTTTATCTTCCGGTGCGCTACATTGCCGATGATTTAAGAGAGAAGGTGCCAGACGGCCGTTATATGTTTGCAATAGTGGAGGCAAACCCTAAAACCTTTGTCAAATTAGACCAGGATTGGTCAAAGGATGATGCTAGCTACTTTTACAATTATCAAAAGGTCGATGTAGACTATCAAACTTTCGAAGTTATTAATGGGCATTTTGCTAAAGACAAAAACAAAGTTTACCTCCTTAAAAGTTTTTCCATTAGGGAATCTGCCATAGATCCTGCAACAGCTCAAAAAGTGGATGAACGCTACATCGTAGATAAAGACAGCATATACGACTTTCAGCAATACCTTAATGGCGTGGAGGTCGACTCGCTGGTGTCATTCAAGTGTTACGATAGTAATAGCATCAATTTTTTAGGGGAGAATTTCCTGCTGTTTGATGATAAGGTGGTTTATGATGGTGTTGAATTGCCCGGTGTGGATTCACGTTCTTTCAGGGTGGTAAAGAATTATTACAGTAAAGATAAAAACCGGGTATATTGTGGAAACAGAGTTATAGATGGCGCTGACCCGGAGAGTTTCGAGGTATTTGAGCATATGTTTTATTCTAAGGACAAATACAATGTTTATGGAGATGGCATTGTGATCAAAGAAGCTGACGCAGAAACATTTGAACCGGTTAATACAGATAAAAGTGTACTCTACAAGGATAAGAACCATACTTATCAATGGGGCAAGATAACGGATGAAAAAATATAA
- the hemB gene encoding porphobilinogen synthase, whose product MMIRPRRNRKSAVIRAMVEETKVTTDDLIFPLFLLEDPKGKIEVNSMPGIYRLGIDHMLKEIEECLKLGVAAFDIFPVVNEAHKDKMATKSHDPGFFYITALKEVKKRFPEACIMTDVAMDPYSSDGHDGIVDKNGKILNDETLEVLGKMALTQAEAGIDIIGPSDMMDGRVGYIRDILDENGFAETSIMSYSAKYASAFYGPFRDALDSAPKSGDKKTYQMNPANQREALIEADLDVEEGADFLMVKPALAYLDVIKLLKDNYELPIAAYNVSGEYAMVAAAAEKGWLDKTSAMNESLLSIKRAGADIILTYFAKEFAKNKR is encoded by the coding sequence ATGATGATCAGACCAAGAAGAAACCGTAAATCTGCCGTGATCAGAGCCATGGTAGAAGAGACAAAAGTTACTACTGACGACCTGATATTCCCTTTGTTTTTACTGGAGGATCCAAAGGGTAAAATAGAGGTAAATTCTATGCCTGGCATATACCGGCTTGGGATTGATCACATGCTCAAAGAAATTGAAGAATGCCTCAAACTTGGTGTTGCTGCATTTGACATTTTCCCCGTAGTAAACGAGGCCCATAAAGACAAAATGGCTACCAAGAGCCATGATCCAGGTTTCTTCTACATCACTGCGCTCAAAGAGGTTAAAAAGAGATTTCCAGAGGCTTGCATCATGACTGATGTTGCCATGGACCCATACAGCTCTGACGGGCACGATGGTATTGTGGATAAAAATGGTAAAATACTGAATGATGAAACCCTTGAAGTGCTGGGCAAAATGGCACTCACCCAGGCCGAGGCTGGTATCGACATCATAGGGCCGTCTGACATGATGGACGGACGGGTGGGCTATATCCGTGACATCCTGGATGAAAATGGTTTTGCCGAAACTTCCATCATGTCGTACAGTGCTAAATATGCCAGTGCTTTCTATGGTCCGTTCAGAGATGCATTGGACTCGGCTCCAAAAAGTGGTGACAAAAAGACCTATCAGATGAACCCTGCAAACCAGCGAGAAGCGTTGATTGAAGCCGACCTGGATGTGGAAGAAGGGGCTGATTTTCTCATGGTGAAACCAGCATTGGCTTACCTGGATGTAATTAAATTGTTAAAGGACAACTACGAACTTCCTATTGCAGCTTATAATGTTAGTGGTGAATATGCCATGGTAGCTGCTGCTGCAGAAAAAGGGTGGCTCGATAAAACTTCTGCCATGAATGAGAGTCTGCTCAGCATAAAAAGGGCCGGTGCGGACATTATCCTGACGTACTTTGCCAAAGAGTTTGCTAAAAACAAGAGATAA
- a CDS encoding amidohydrolase: protein MQNLKVTLIQSPLYWQDPDANLAMFEEKIWQINEATDLIILPEMFSTGFSMQAEKLAEPMNFRVFKWMKQMAEQTKAVICGSFIAKEDNKYYNRLIWMKPDGQYSSYDKRHLFRMANEHEHYSAGKKKLIETLKGWLICPLICYDLRFPVWSRNVPEGATGQTSYDLAIYIANWPAPRVNAWDILLKARSVENLCYTIGVNRIGTDGNHVDYNGHSAIITPKGENLYEAEDREEIRTFSLDPAEVTGLREKFPAYMDADKFTIHH, encoded by the coding sequence ATGCAGAATTTAAAAGTAACACTTATACAATCTCCACTCTACTGGCAAGACCCCGATGCCAACCTGGCCATGTTTGAAGAAAAGATCTGGCAGATCAATGAGGCCACAGACCTTATCATATTGCCAGAGATGTTTAGCACCGGGTTTTCTATGCAGGCTGAGAAGCTTGCCGAGCCTATGAACTTCAGGGTGTTTAAATGGATGAAGCAAATGGCTGAACAAACCAAAGCCGTAATCTGCGGCAGTTTTATAGCCAAAGAGGATAACAAATACTATAACCGCCTCATATGGATGAAGCCTGATGGGCAATATAGCAGCTATGACAAAAGGCATCTATTCCGAATGGCTAATGAGCACGAGCATTATTCGGCGGGCAAAAAAAAACTAATCGAAACTTTGAAAGGATGGCTCATTTGCCCCCTAATCTGCTATGACCTCCGTTTCCCGGTTTGGAGCAGAAATGTACCTGAAGGAGCAACCGGCCAGACAAGCTATGATTTGGCCATCTATATAGCAAACTGGCCTGCCCCCAGGGTTAACGCCTGGGATATACTTCTAAAAGCCCGATCAGTGGAAAATCTATGTTATACTATAGGGGTGAACCGCATCGGCACTGATGGCAATCATGTGGATTACAATGGCCATTCAGCTATCATAACACCAAAGGGTGAAAATCTATATGAGGCCGAAGACAGGGAAGAAATTCGAACCTTCTCACTGGACCCTGCAGAGGTCACTGGCCTGAGAGAAAAATTTCCGGCGTACATGGATGCTGATAAATTTACGATCCATCATTAA
- a CDS encoding methionine aminotransferase — protein sequence MPKFKSKLPDVGTSIFSVMSKMAQEHSAINLSQGFPDFEVSGDLIRLVNKYMSNGFNQYAPMPGIPALREQIASMLKYRFNYLADPETEITITSGATEALFNTITALVAPDDEVILFDPAYDSYDPVIRLCGGVPVHLTLKQPDFSINWDEVEKNVTARTRMIMINTPHNPTGSVLTGEDMRRLDKIAMKHPDLLILSDEVYEHIIFDNFTHASVLRYPALADQSIAVFSFGKTFHATGWKVGYVVAPAGIMAEIRKLHQFVTFSVNTAVQLAIAEFLKTESNYTQLPAFYQQKRDLFLNQIKDSGFTAIPCHGTYFQSLSYKNLSDRPDTEMAEYLTKTHSIASIPISAFYKNRRDDKLLRFCFAKSEETIEKAARILCRI from the coding sequence ATGCCAAAATTTAAATCTAAACTTCCGGATGTTGGCACGTCAATTTTTTCAGTAATGTCTAAAATGGCACAGGAGCATAGTGCCATAAACCTTTCGCAGGGCTTCCCTGACTTTGAAGTGTCAGGAGACCTGATCAGGCTTGTTAACAAATACATGTCAAACGGCTTCAATCAATATGCTCCTATGCCCGGTATTCCGGCCCTGAGGGAGCAAATAGCTTCCATGCTTAAATACCGCTTTAATTACCTTGCCGATCCCGAAACTGAAATCACAATCACTTCTGGAGCTACTGAGGCCCTTTTCAATACCATTACAGCACTGGTTGCTCCTGATGATGAGGTCATTCTTTTTGACCCGGCTTATGACAGTTACGATCCTGTCATCAGGTTATGCGGAGGTGTGCCTGTCCATCTTACACTTAAACAACCTGATTTCTCCATTAACTGGGATGAGGTGGAGAAAAATGTTACAGCCCGCACAAGAATGATCATGATCAACACCCCCCATAACCCTACAGGATCGGTATTAACAGGTGAAGACATGAGGCGGCTCGATAAAATAGCCATGAAACACCCTGATCTGCTCATTTTGAGCGATGAAGTTTACGAGCATATCATATTTGATAACTTCACCCATGCAAGTGTACTCCGGTACCCTGCCCTTGCAGACCAGAGTATCGCTGTTTTTTCTTTTGGAAAAACATTCCATGCCACCGGTTGGAAGGTAGGTTATGTTGTTGCTCCGGCCGGTATAATGGCTGAAATCAGAAAACTCCATCAGTTCGTAACATTCAGCGTCAACACGGCAGTCCAGCTGGCGATTGCCGAATTTCTCAAAACAGAGAGCAATTACACCCAACTTCCTGCTTTTTACCAGCAAAAAAGAGATCTGTTCCTCAATCAAATAAAAGACTCCGGATTTACGGCTATACCTTGTCATGGGACCTACTTTCAGTCACTCTCTTATAAAAACCTTTCTGATCGCCCTGACACAGAAATGGCCGAATATCTGACAAAAACACACAGTATAGCGTCTATACCCATTTCAGCGTTCTACAAAAACCGCAGGGATGACAAATTATTAAGATTTTGTTTCGCCAAAAGCGAAGAGACCATTGAAAAAGCAGCCAGGATCTTATGCAGAATTTAA
- a CDS encoding co-chaperone GroES has product MQKLTADNKWKKLIVVGDRVLIKPKKEAEKTNSGLFLPPGVQEKEKIQSGYVIKTGPGYPIPTTEEDDLWKGKESQVRYLPLQAEEGDLAIFLQKGAVEIMYENERYFIVPQASILMLEREENL; this is encoded by the coding sequence ATGCAGAAGCTGACAGCGGATAATAAGTGGAAGAAACTGATTGTCGTAGGAGACAGAGTATTGATCAAGCCCAAAAAAGAGGCAGAGAAAACCAATAGTGGTTTATTTTTGCCTCCTGGTGTGCAGGAGAAAGAAAAGATCCAGAGCGGCTATGTGATTAAAACCGGCCCGGGATACCCAATACCCACTACCGAGGAGGACGATCTATGGAAAGGCAAGGAGAGCCAGGTGAGGTATTTGCCGCTGCAGGCAGAAGAGGGTGACCTTGCCATATTTTTACAGAAAGGCGCTGTGGAGATCATGTATGAAAATGAAAGATACTTCATTGTGCCACAGGCTTCCATTCTTATGCTGGAGCGGGAAGAAAACCTGTAA
- the rmuC gene encoding DNA recombination protein RmuC, producing the protein MEIIWLISGIVIGGVGVWMIAKFKFASEAKDSEAALQVEKERVANLQRETDTLKKELLSERGIVLDLNNKLSSTEADYRNLQEKLRDQKQELEKLQEKFSLEFKNLANEIFEEKSKKFTDQNKINLGELLNPLREKITEFEKKVELNSKESLEQSTALREQLKGLRELNQQMTREAENLTRALKGDTKSQGNWGEFILESILEKSGLEKGREYLVQESFTNEEGRRFQPDVIIRLPEDKNIIIDSKVSLIAYEKYVAGDEADREVNLKAHILSIRNHLKGLNLKQYEQLHGVKGLDFILMFVPIEPAFSTAVQSDVQLFNDAYDKNIVIVSPSTLMATLRTIANIWKNEYQSQNALEIARQGGDLYDKFVAFTEDLVKVGNSLDSTQKVYREAMKKLYEGRGNLVNRASKIKELGAKTSKILDQKLIDRASDSE; encoded by the coding sequence ATGGAGATAATTTGGTTAATAAGCGGTATAGTTATAGGTGGAGTTGGGGTCTGGATGATTGCAAAATTTAAGTTTGCGAGCGAAGCAAAAGACTCAGAAGCTGCCCTACAGGTAGAAAAGGAGAGGGTAGCTAACCTTCAGCGCGAAACTGATACCCTTAAAAAGGAGCTTTTATCGGAGCGGGGCATTGTGCTTGATTTGAACAATAAGCTTTCATCAACGGAAGCAGATTACCGCAATCTGCAGGAGAAGTTACGCGATCAGAAGCAGGAGCTGGAAAAGCTTCAAGAGAAGTTTTCCCTGGAGTTTAAAAATCTTGCCAATGAAATATTTGAGGAAAAGAGTAAAAAATTCACCGATCAGAACAAGATAAACCTGGGAGAGCTGCTTAACCCCTTAAGAGAAAAAATAACGGAGTTTGAGAAAAAAGTAGAACTGAACAGTAAGGAAAGCCTTGAGCAAAGTACAGCACTTCGTGAGCAGCTTAAAGGCCTTCGCGAACTGAACCAACAAATGACCCGTGAGGCGGAAAACCTGACCAGGGCACTGAAAGGAGATACCAAAAGCCAGGGTAACTGGGGAGAATTTATTCTGGAAAGCATTCTTGAAAAATCTGGCCTCGAAAAAGGCCGTGAATATCTCGTACAGGAATCATTTACCAACGAGGAAGGAAGAAGATTCCAGCCTGACGTGATCATCCGCCTTCCTGAGGATAAAAATATTATCATCGACTCTAAAGTATCGCTGATTGCCTATGAGAAGTATGTTGCAGGCGATGAGGCGGACAGGGAGGTAAATCTCAAGGCACATATATTATCTATCAGAAATCACCTGAAAGGATTGAATCTCAAGCAGTATGAACAATTGCATGGCGTAAAAGGGCTTGATTTTATTTTGATGTTTGTGCCCATTGAGCCGGCATTCAGTACGGCAGTGCAGTCTGATGTGCAGTTGTTTAACGATGCCTATGATAAAAACATAGTGATTGTAAGCCCATCTACCCTAATGGCCACCTTACGTACCATAGCTAATATATGGAAGAATGAGTACCAGAGCCAGAATGCTCTTGAAATAGCCCGCCAGGGTGGGGACCTCTACGACAAATTTGTAGCCTTTACCGAAGATCTTGTTAAGGTTGGTAACAGCCTCGATTCAACCCAGAAAGTATATCGGGAGGCCATGAAAAAGCTGTATGAGGGAAGAGGAAATCTGGTGAACAGGGCCAGCAAAATCAAGGAGCTGGGGGCGAAAACCAGTAAGATCCTGGATCAAAAACTTATCGACAGGGCAAGTGATTCTGAATAA
- a CDS encoding hemerythrin domain-containing protein codes for MNNKKIIEIVDDNYVHASVLFYFGIEFYDYSQKTLEQACRERGLNVNAVIQKLESVYHCVEENLSLREYPVELIIEYLKHTHYIFIKQKLPYIARIIDNFHAGHPDYDFIEKDLKFVFPLFVEDFIHHIYQEEDTLFSYISALYKFTKNNCNISQVFYLMEKHSLQRYAVEHSEHDDEMKGIRRITNDYAYDKQTPLHVRIIYEELKDLERSLVTHAKIENDILFPKALMLEKEVKARFRETIRFN; via the coding sequence TTGAATAACAAAAAGATTATAGAGATTGTAGACGATAATTATGTACATGCCTCTGTACTGTTCTATTTCGGTATAGAGTTTTACGACTATTCTCAAAAAACTCTTGAACAGGCATGCAGGGAAAGAGGATTAAACGTAAATGCTGTAATACAAAAACTGGAGTCTGTTTACCATTGCGTCGAGGAAAATCTCTCCTTAAGGGAATATCCTGTAGAACTTATAATAGAGTATCTGAAGCACACTCATTATATCTTCATTAAGCAAAAGCTGCCTTACATAGCCCGCATAATTGACAACTTCCATGCCGGCCATCCTGATTATGATTTTATTGAAAAGGATTTGAAGTTTGTTTTCCCACTTTTCGTTGAGGATTTCATTCATCATATTTACCAGGAGGAAGACACCCTTTTTTCGTATATCTCTGCTCTATACAAATTCACTAAAAACAACTGCAACATTTCGCAGGTCTTTTATCTTATGGAGAAGCATTCACTTCAGAGGTATGCGGTAGAGCACAGCGAGCATGATGATGAAATGAAAGGTATACGCCGGATCACCAATGACTACGCCTACGATAAGCAAACGCCATTGCATGTCAGGATTATCTATGAAGAACTAAAAGATCTTGAACGGAGCCTTGTCACACACGCCAAGATTGAAAATGACATCTTATTTCCAAAAGCACTTATGCTGGAAAAAGAGGTGAAAGCACGTTTCAGGGAAACCATCAGGTTTAACTAG
- the ruvX gene encoding Holliday junction resolvase RuvX, whose translation MGRILGIDYGLKRTGIATTDPMKIIASPLTTVPTKEIFDFLTDYCSKEPVERFVIGMPKNLRNEDTHATAAVTKFINKLKKLFPDVGINEVDERFTSKIAFSAMVEGGMKKKDRRNKANIDKVSAAVILQSYLDCNPSF comes from the coding sequence GTGGGTAGGATCTTAGGTATAGATTATGGCCTGAAGAGGACTGGTATCGCCACTACTGACCCTATGAAGATCATTGCCTCTCCACTTACAACAGTTCCCACAAAGGAAATTTTTGATTTTTTAACAGATTACTGCTCGAAAGAGCCTGTGGAGAGGTTTGTAATAGGCATGCCCAAAAACCTCCGGAATGAAGACACTCATGCCACAGCAGCTGTTACAAAATTTATAAATAAGCTTAAGAAGCTCTTCCCTGATGTGGGCATTAATGAGGTGGATGAACGATTTACAAGCAAAATTGCATTCTCTGCAATGGTGGAGGGCGGCATGAAGAAAAAGGACAGAAGAAATAAAGCCAACATCGATAAAGTAAGCGCAGCTGTGATTTTGCAATCCTATCTGGATTGCAACCCCTCTTTTTGA
- the def gene encoding peptide deformylase, whose protein sequence is MIYPIVVYGDPVLKKKARDIEKGEIDVKQLSEDMFETMEAASGIGIAAPQIGKSLRIFVVDGRPIEDEDMEDFKKVFINPQILEETGDEWAFEEGCLSIPNIREDVFRNERLTIRYFDENWEEHEETYDGMKARIIQHEYDHIEGILFTDHLSPLKKRMLKGKLQNITKGKMKVDYRVILPAKK, encoded by the coding sequence ATGATATATCCTATAGTAGTATACGGAGATCCCGTGCTAAAGAAGAAAGCAAGGGACATAGAGAAAGGTGAGATAGATGTCAAACAGCTCAGTGAAGATATGTTTGAGACCATGGAAGCTGCAAGTGGTATTGGAATAGCAGCCCCCCAAATTGGAAAAAGTCTGAGGATATTTGTAGTGGACGGACGTCCTATTGAGGATGAAGATATGGAGGACTTTAAAAAAGTATTTATTAATCCGCAAATACTGGAAGAGACCGGGGACGAATGGGCTTTTGAAGAGGGGTGCCTTAGTATACCAAACATCAGAGAAGATGTATTCAGAAATGAAAGGCTCACCATACGCTACTTTGATGAAAACTGGGAGGAACATGAGGAGACGTATGATGGTATGAAAGCCCGTATCATTCAGCATGAATATGACCATATAGAAGGAATCTTGTTTACGGATCATCTTTCACCTCTAAAGAAGCGTATGCTAAAAGGAAAACTCCAGAACATAACTAAAGGAAAGATGAAAGTGGACTACAGGGTAATACTCCCTGCAAAAAAATAA
- a CDS encoding S41 family peptidase, which produces MNQYNNSKYQIRLPIILFIGMAAGILIGATFTDSSPVQNDINSSMQKFKEVLSMIDRNYVDQVDTDELVEEAIENMLTKLDPHSTYISAEDRIRANEDLQGNFEGIGVEFNIFKDTIVVVSPLSGGPSEAVGVMSGDKIIKIDGEDVAGVGFTNRDVQEHLKGPKGTEVTITVKRKGKKGPIEFTIIRDKIPQYSVDASYMIDDEIGYIKVSRFSATTYEEFLTSLRKLKKQGMKKLVLDLQGNPGGYMNHAINMVDEFLSDSKLIVYTKGKQERFNSKANASRKGEFEEGELIVLVNEGSASASEIVTGALQDNDRALVVGRRTFGKGLVQAPMELNDGSELRLTISRYYTPSGRSIQKPYEDKDEYAHDIVDRYEHGEFFSADSIKFTDSLKYQTAHGRTVYGGGGIMPDYFVPLDTSLTSTYLNKLFTSNSVQEYTFNYVAKNKVRLNAMDYKEFYNNFNVTGQMLNDLVEAGKANGVKPNYKDLEKSKDLFKLHVKAQIARQIWNNEGFYPIYNHTNEILEHAVKLFDEAGNLERAKF; this is translated from the coding sequence ATGAATCAATATAATAACTCAAAGTACCAGATCAGGCTTCCAATTATTTTATTCATAGGGATGGCCGCAGGAATTCTTATTGGGGCTACATTCACCGATTCCTCTCCAGTGCAGAATGACATTAACTCCAGCATGCAGAAGTTTAAGGAGGTACTATCTATGATCGATCGAAACTACGTAGATCAGGTAGATACTGATGAACTGGTGGAAGAAGCCATTGAAAATATGCTTACTAAACTGGATCCTCACAGTACTTACATCTCAGCTGAGGACAGGATCAGAGCTAATGAGGATCTGCAAGGTAACTTTGAGGGTATCGGGGTTGAGTTTAATATATTTAAAGACACTATCGTAGTTGTATCACCATTGAGCGGGGGACCCAGCGAGGCCGTAGGTGTAATGTCTGGTGACAAGATCATTAAGATAGACGGAGAAGATGTTGCAGGCGTTGGCTTTACTAATCGAGATGTTCAGGAGCACCTGAAGGGTCCTAAAGGAACGGAGGTAACTATTACTGTTAAAAGAAAGGGGAAGAAGGGGCCAATAGAATTTACGATAATCAGAGATAAAATACCTCAGTATTCTGTTGATGCCAGCTATATGATTGATGATGAGATTGGTTACATTAAAGTGAGCCGGTTTTCGGCAACAACATATGAGGAATTTTTAACATCTCTCAGAAAGCTGAAAAAACAAGGGATGAAAAAGCTGGTATTAGACCTGCAAGGAAACCCTGGGGGGTATATGAACCATGCCATTAATATGGTTGATGAATTTTTGTCCGATAGCAAGCTTATTGTTTATACCAAAGGTAAGCAGGAGCGGTTCAACAGCAAGGCTAATGCCAGTCGAAAGGGAGAATTTGAAGAAGGTGAACTCATCGTACTGGTCAATGAAGGCAGCGCTTCTGCCTCCGAAATTGTTACCGGTGCTTTGCAGGATAACGACAGGGCCCTGGTGGTGGGAAGAAGAACTTTTGGAAAGGGGTTGGTGCAAGCTCCTATGGAACTAAATGATGGCTCGGAACTGCGATTGACGATATCTCGCTATTATACTCCAAGTGGACGGTCAATTCAGAAGCCCTATGAAGATAAAGACGAATACGCTCATGATATTGTAGATCGTTACGAGCACGGAGAGTTTTTTAGTGCTGATAGCATCAAGTTCACGGATTCATTGAAATATCAGACTGCACATGGCAGGACAGTTTATGGAGGAGGAGGCATTATGCCCGATTATTTTGTGCCGTTGGATACAAGCCTTACTTCAACTTATTTGAACAAACTTTTTACCAGTAATTCAGTACAGGAATATACTTTCAACTATGTGGCGAAGAATAAAGTCAGGTTGAATGCTATGGATTACAAAGAATTCTATAATAATTTTAATGTAACTGGCCAAATGCTTAATGATCTGGTAGAAGCGGGGAAAGCCAATGGTGTAAAACCAAATTATAAAGATCTTGAAAAATCGAAGGATTTGTTTAAACTTCATGTAAAAGCGCAGATTGCCAGGCAGATATGGAATAATGAAGGGTTTTATCCGATATATAATCATACCAATGAGATACTGGAGCATGCTGTTAAACTTTTTGATGAAGCGGGTAACCTGGAAAGAGCTAAGTTTTAG